A region from the Lycium barbarum isolate Lr01 chromosome 8, ASM1917538v2, whole genome shotgun sequence genome encodes:
- the LOC132607739 gene encoding stemmadenine O-acetyltransferase-like, which yields MEANKVEIILKEMIKPSSPTPSPLRIHKLSLLDQISPPVFIPLIFLYQHHNNINRATKLLKQSLSDALTRFYPLAGRLNNDNKYSIDCNDAGAEFIEAEVHGYNLSHVIQTPKMEDLREFLPRVLGNDDDVLLAGIAIGVCMSHKVGDGSSIVTFINVDISCISERAVSGGKSASSRSQVKDPTRMEALSAFVWKHFMKKDSKKMFVAVHAMNIRSRMNPTIPDNSFGNLWTAALAFPEMMASTNDDDLVYQLRNAIRNINSDYIKILQNGQDFLKHMGRLVEMFSKGEVEFCNFTSWCRFPVYEVDFGWGKPIWVCTTTFPYENMFIFVNTKCGEGIEAWVNMLEDDDDLI from the exons ATGGAAGCCAATAAGGTGGAGATCATATTGAAAGAAATGATCAAACCATCATCCCCAACTCCTTCACCTCTTAGAATCCACAAACTATCACTTCTTGATCAAATCTCACCTCCAGTTTTCATCCCTCTAATTTTCttataccaacatcacaacaatatcaaTCGTGCCACAAAGTTATTAAAGCAATCTCTATCCGATGCTTTAACGCGATTCTACCCATTGGCTGGAAGGCTCAATAATGATAACAAATATTCCATTGATTGTAACGATGCTGGAGCCGAGTTTATTGAAGCTGAAGTTCATGGTTATAACCTCTCACATGTTATACAAACTCCAAAGATGGAGGACTTAAGAGAATTCCTCCCGCGTGTACTAGGAAATGACGATGATGTCCTTCTAGCAG GGATTGCAATAGGTGTGTGCATGTCACACAAAGTTGGTGATGGCTCGTCCATAGTGACATTCATCAAT GTAGATATCAGCTGTATCAGCGAAAGAGCAGTATCAGGCGG GAAATCGGCTTCTTCAAGATCACAAGTGAAGGATCCCACTCGTATGGAAGCTCTCTCAGCCTTTGTATGGAAGCACTTCATGAAAAAAGATTCTAAAAAGATGTTTGTTGCAGTTCATGCGATGAATATAAGGTCAAGAATGAATCCAACCATACCGGACAACTCTTTTGGGAACTTATGGACAGCTGCGCTAGCATTTCCAGAAATGATGGCCAGTACTAATGATGATGATTTGGTGTACCAGTTGAGAAATGCAATAAGGAATATTAATAGTGATTATATTAAGATATTACAAAATGGACAAGATTTTCTGAAACATATGGGGAGATTAgtggaaatgttttcaaaggggGAAGTTGAGTTTTGTAATTTTACAAGTTGGTGTAGGTTTCCTGTGTATGAAGTGGATTTTGGATGGGGAAAGCCAATATGGGTATGCACTACCACTTTTC